The following nucleotide sequence is from Paenibacillus odorifer.
ATCTGCACGAACGGCAAGACATTCCTTTCAGATGAACAGAAAAAAAGTCTTGAGGCCAAGGGGGTTGTAGTCAAAGAATCATTAGTTTCCTCTTTTATGGGTCATGACGGGCAACTTCAGGCGGTTCGTTTTGCGGATGGTACTGAGATCATAAGAACGGGAGGGTTTATTGCTCCGAATTTGATCCAAACGGCATCGATCGTAGATCATTTGGCTGTAGAGCGGAATGATTCTGGTGGGTTTAGCACAGATGGTGCGGGGAGAACCTCGATTCCAGGATTATATTCGGCTGGAGATGTTTCTTATTTTATGCCTTCTCAGCTAGTGTTTGCCGCGGCTGACGGGAGTCGGACAGCTATGAGTGTAAATATGGATCTTACAGAAGAAGAATTTGAACTTTTTTAACGAATTATGGGTAGGAAGTTGAAAATAATAAGTATGCATGATAACATAATTACAAATTAATGATCGGAGTTGAAAAGTATAGTGTAGTAATTATTCTTGCGTCCTATGATGAATAAAACAACAACAATGGTTTATTTCGTTTGTTTTATTCTTTGTATGCAAGAAAGTTACTACTTCTTTTCACTCGAAAATATATCCATATCTAACTCCATTTGGGGCTGGATTTGCTGTATTTATTTGAGTCACAAGAAAGTAACTTTCTTGTGGCTTTTATTTTTTAAAATACAGGAGGATTATTTTATGTCATTAATAAATGTCACAAATCTAACCTTTGCCTATGAAGGCAGCTACGATAACATATTTGAGAACGTAAACTTTCAAATCGATACCGATTGGAAATTAGGTTTCACAGGGAGAAATGGTCGAGGAAAGACTACATTTCTTAGCTTATTGCTTGGAAAGCATGAATACAGCGGTAATATTTCTGCTCATGTCAGCTTTGAATATTTCCCTTTTCAGGTGAATAACAAGGAGCTTAACACCATAGATGTGATCAGCGAGATTTTTCCGGATTATATTCATTGGAAGTTAATGCGTGAGCTTTCTTTGCTAAAGGTTTCTGAGGATGTGTTATATCGTCCCTTTGATTCATTGTCTAACGGAGAGCAGACGAAAGTGCTGTTAGCCACATTATTCATTAAGGAAAATAGCTTCCTGTTGATTGATGAACCTACAAATCATTTGGATATGACGGCAAGAAAGCTTGTCAGTGATTACCTCAATTCAAAAAGTGGATATATTCTGGTTTCTCACGACAGATCCTTTCTTGATAATTGTGTGGACCACATCTTGTCAATCAACAAAACCAATATAGAGATTCAAAAGGGCAATTTTTCTAGCTGGTGGGAGAATAAAGTCAGACAAGATAACTTTGAGTTAGCAGAAGACGAAAAACTTAGAAGAGATATCAAACGCTTGTCAGCATCATCTAAACGGACAGGTAACTGGTCACATGAGGTGGAAAAAACTAAAAACGGAACTAGAAATTCTGGATCTAAGTTAGATAAAGGTTATGTTGGGCACAAGGCCGCTAAAATGATGAAACGCTCTAAAGCCATCGAGCAAAGACAGCAATCTGCCATCAACGAAAAGTCTAAGCTTCTTAAAAATATTGAAAATTCTGAGAACTTAGAGATTACGCAGCTTGCTTATCATAAACGTCATCTTGCGGAGCTGGACAATGTTTCGGTTTTTTACGGAGAGAAAAGGGTATGTTCAGAAGTAAGCTTTACCATTGAGCAGGGGGAGAGAATAACACTCTCGGGTAAAAATGGTTCCGGGAAATCAAGTATCATCAAATTGATCTGCGGTGAGGAGATAGATTATACCGGCACCTTCACTAAGGATAGCCAGCTTATCATTTCCTACGTATCGCAAGACACTTCTGATCTACGGGGCGATTTAACAGATTATGCTAGAGAGAATGGGATAGATGAAAGTCTTTTTAAATCTATTCTGCGAAAGCTTGATTTCTCCAGAATTCAATTTGATAAGGATATTTCCACATACAGTGGCGGCCAAAAGAAAAAAGTCCTGATCGCCAAAAGTCTTAGTGAAAAAGCTCATTTGTATATTTGGGATGAACCGCTTAATTTTATTGATGTTATTTCACGTATGCAAATTGAAGAGCTATTGCTTGAATATACACCAACACTCGTTTTTGTGGAGCATGATCGCGAATTTTGCCATAATGTTGCCACGAAGATCATTGAACTTAGCTGATATTTTTAACATCGATTGAAAATTTCCAACTCTAACAGACCAATATTATTATATTAATAAAGATAATTATTATATATATTACAGTTATCCAATGTACTATAATGGTATAGTTAAACTTTATGATATGTAATTGATGCCTAAAGAAACAACCTATAGAATTGAACAACAGGAGGAAACAAGTTGAGTACACAGAGTGTGGGAATTCCATTAGAAGGTTTTGCAGAATTTAGCCGAACGGTAGCCGCTGAAGGTGCGGTACTGTTGAAGAATGATCATCAGGTGCTTCCGCTTGGTGAAAATGATAATGTTGCTGTATTTGGCAGAACTCAAGTGAATTATTATCGCAGTGGTACTGGTTCGGGCGGTAGTGTTCATGTTACTTATACGACCAACCTGCTAGGCGGTCTTCGCAGTAAAAAGAACCTTACGGTCAACGAAGATTTGGCAGCAGTATATGAGAAGTGGATTGCGCAAAATCCATTTGATAATGGTGGCGGCGTTTGGGCTGCAGAGCCATGGAACCAGAAGGAAATGCTTTTATCCGACGAATTGGTAGCAGAGGCTAGAAGAAAATCGAACAAAGCAATCATTGTAATCGGACGTACAGCAGGAGAAGATCAGGATAATGTCGATGGTTCAGGGAGCTACCAACTAACAGCTGATGAAAAGGCGATGCTGAAGCAGGTAACTACATATTTTGAGCAAACGATTGTTGTACTGAACGTCTCTAATATTATTGATATGAGCTGGCTAAACGATGAAAGTTATAAAAATCCGATTTCGTCTGTCATCTACTCTTGGCAGGGGGGAATGGAAGGTGGTAATGCAATTGCGGACGTGCTGGCCGGAGAAGTGACTCCAAGCGGTAAATTAACAGACACGATCGCATATTCCATCAACGATTACCCGTCAACACATAACTACGGCAATGAATTTACAAACCTTTATCAGGAAGATATCTATGTTGGTTATCGCTATTTCGAGACATTTTGCCCAGAAAAGGTTCAATATGAGTTTGGTTATGGAATATCGTATACCAAGTTTAAGCTCGAGCCAGAAGAAGCAAAACTTATTAACAAAGCTGGCGAACTAAATGTTGAAGTCGGCGTAACCGTAACCAATATAGGAACTACCTTTGCTGGAAAAGAGGTCGTTCAGGTCTATTATGAAGCTCCACAAGGGAAATTGGGACAGCCTGCTAAAGCTTTGGCAGCATTCGCAAAAACAAAAGTCCTTCAGCCAGGCGAAGCACAACGTCTTACTGTGAGTTTTCCTGTTCATTCTATGGCTTCCTATGATGACGCTGGTGTGACAGGGCATGCTTCTGCTTATGTGCTAGAAGAAGGCACGTACCGCGTGTTTGCGGGAACGAGTGTTAAAAAAGTGGAGGAAGTCAAGGTTGAAGGGAATAGCGGCTATGTCGTGGAAACTCTTCAAGTTGTGGAACAGTTACAAGAAGCTCTTGCACCAACGCAAAGCTTTACAAGAATGCAACCTGGCGTTCAAAATGCAGACGGTTCGTATGAACTTCTGTATGTAGAGGTTCCAACACGCAAGATTTCGTTAGCAGAACGGATCGAGAGCAATCTACCAACAACGATCTCCCAGACAGGCAATCAAGGGCATAAATTAAGAGATGTATTTGAACAAAAAGTTAGTATGGAAGCTTTTATTGCCCAGCTTAGTGACGATGACTTGGCTGCCATTGTCCGGGGTGAAGGCATGAGCAGTCCTTTAGTTACACCGGGTACAGCTTCTGCATTTGGAGGAGTAAGTGATAGTCTATATAACTTAGGAATCCCTGTTGCATGTACGGCAGATGGTCCTTCAGGAATTCGTATGGATAGTGGAGCAAAAGCGACTCAGGTTGCGATCGGAACGCTTCTTGCAGCTACTTGGAATGCCGAATTAGTCGAAGAGCTGTATGTGTTAGAAGGACAAGAGTTGGTAAGAAACAACATAGACACCTTGCTTGGACCAGGTCTGAATATTCGTCGCAGCCCGCTTAATGGCCGCAACTTTGAATATTTTTCTGAAGATCCTTTGATCTCTGGGGTGTTTGCCGCTGCATGTACACGTGGGATTATGAAAGGTGGCTCTAATGCCACACTGAAGCATTTTGCCTGCAATAATCAGGAGAAACATCGCAGTAAGGTTGACGCTGTTGTGTCGGAACGTGCGCTTCGCGAGATTTATTTGAAAGGTTTCGAAATTGCTGTGAAGCAGGGTGGGGCAAATTCAATTATGACCTCTTATAACCCTGTTAATGGACATTGGGCCGCTTCAAATTACGATTTGAACACTACAATTCTCCGCGGAGAATGGGGCTTCAAAGGTATTGTCATGACAGACTGGTGGGCCATCATGAATGATGTCGTTAATGGTGGAGCTGCAGACCGGAAATTTACAAATTGGATGGTCCGTGCACAAAATGACCTGTACATGGTTGTAGCTAACTATGGCGCCGAAATTAATGGATGGAATGACAACACCATTGAATCCTTGGAAAATGGATCTTTGACTAGAGGAGAGCTGCAACGTTCTGCAATGAATATTTGTGAGTTCATCATACATGCTCCAGTATTCTCGAGAAAACAGCAAATTGTTGAAACAGTTGAGTCCTTTAAGGCTAATCCTTCACTTACTGCAGAACAAGTACAATCCTTATCTCAAAATCCACAGGTTAAGCCAGCCGTTGAAGGATCGACTTTCTTTGAAGTTGGCCAAGCTGGTCAATATCGGATCCTCGTGCATATCATGTCAACAGAGCCTGAGCTGGCTCAAAGTGCATGCAATGTTAATTTGAATGATCAATTGATGACAACCATTCAAACCAACGGGACAGAAGGTCAATGGATTAGACAAAAGCTTGTGAAAGTAGAACTAGAAGCAGGTCTTTATGAAATGAAACTGGAGTTCATTAAACCAGGTTTACAGATCGACTGGATCGAATTTAATAAAGTTGACTAAGTAGCTCTAAATATAAGTTAAAGGAAAAACCCTGTGCTAATGCGCAGGGTTTTCTTTTGGTAAGCGATTAGTTTAAAGTTGAAACTATCTTATTCTGCTTGGAACTGGAACCACTTAAAGTCAAACTGGCTCCCCGGTAGAAATATAAAGGTGACGGTTTGTGGACCGGTTACGCGCTCCAACACAAATTCTCTTTCGCAATAATCACTTGACTGTGTAAACTCCACAAGCTGTCTCTTTTCACCCTCTGGTCCGCTAAATAGAATATGCAGAGTATTTTTATCGATAGGCGAATGCCCGCATAAGGTTAGTTTAGTGCTTCCAGTATCACCGAAGTCCATATCTTTAAAGATGAGAGAGACGTTGTTACCAATATTTTTGATTTGTCCATCTGCCAGTGTAAAGGAATCTCCATAAATCTGATTGTATTCCAGAACGTTAAGTTGTTCGTACGCTTTTAAAGGTTTGTTAAACTGAAAGCCCTTGAGATGAATCTTTTTATGAAGAACAAAACAAAGGGTGGTGACACCTTTTATTCGCTCAGGTAATGAGTAGGTTTCCTCTTGATATACATTCCATATAGAAGGTTTTTGATAGGTTACCTGTGTCAGCAGAGCTGCGTTTGGAGCATCCGGAGTACCTTTCCATATATCAATCGTATATTTATCGTTATCTAGCGCGAAGATAGGAAGGGTAAGTTCAGTAGCTCCATAATCACCGAAATCGATGTTGTC
It contains:
- a CDS encoding Lsa family ABC-F type ribosomal protection protein codes for the protein MSLINVTNLTFAYEGSYDNIFENVNFQIDTDWKLGFTGRNGRGKTTFLSLLLGKHEYSGNISAHVSFEYFPFQVNNKELNTIDVISEIFPDYIHWKLMRELSLLKVSEDVLYRPFDSLSNGEQTKVLLATLFIKENSFLLIDEPTNHLDMTARKLVSDYLNSKSGYILVSHDRSFLDNCVDHILSINKTNIEIQKGNFSSWWENKVRQDNFELAEDEKLRRDIKRLSASSKRTGNWSHEVEKTKNGTRNSGSKLDKGYVGHKAAKMMKRSKAIEQRQQSAINEKSKLLKNIENSENLEITQLAYHKRHLAELDNVSVFYGEKRVCSEVSFTIEQGERITLSGKNGSGKSSIIKLICGEEIDYTGTFTKDSQLIISYVSQDTSDLRGDLTDYARENGIDESLFKSILRKLDFSRIQFDKDISTYSGGQKKKVLIAKSLSEKAHLYIWDEPLNFIDVISRMQIEELLLEYTPTLVFVEHDREFCHNVATKIIELS
- a CDS encoding glycoside hydrolase family 3 C-terminal domain-containing protein, encoding MSTQSVGIPLEGFAEFSRTVAAEGAVLLKNDHQVLPLGENDNVAVFGRTQVNYYRSGTGSGGSVHVTYTTNLLGGLRSKKNLTVNEDLAAVYEKWIAQNPFDNGGGVWAAEPWNQKEMLLSDELVAEARRKSNKAIIVIGRTAGEDQDNVDGSGSYQLTADEKAMLKQVTTYFEQTIVVLNVSNIIDMSWLNDESYKNPISSVIYSWQGGMEGGNAIADVLAGEVTPSGKLTDTIAYSINDYPSTHNYGNEFTNLYQEDIYVGYRYFETFCPEKVQYEFGYGISYTKFKLEPEEAKLINKAGELNVEVGVTVTNIGTTFAGKEVVQVYYEAPQGKLGQPAKALAAFAKTKVLQPGEAQRLTVSFPVHSMASYDDAGVTGHASAYVLEEGTYRVFAGTSVKKVEEVKVEGNSGYVVETLQVVEQLQEALAPTQSFTRMQPGVQNADGSYELLYVEVPTRKISLAERIESNLPTTISQTGNQGHKLRDVFEQKVSMEAFIAQLSDDDLAAIVRGEGMSSPLVTPGTASAFGGVSDSLYNLGIPVACTADGPSGIRMDSGAKATQVAIGTLLAATWNAELVEELYVLEGQELVRNNIDTLLGPGLNIRRSPLNGRNFEYFSEDPLISGVFAAACTRGIMKGGSNATLKHFACNNQEKHRSKVDAVVSERALREIYLKGFEIAVKQGGANSIMTSYNPVNGHWAASNYDLNTTILRGEWGFKGIVMTDWWAIMNDVVNGGAADRKFTNWMVRAQNDLYMVVANYGAEINGWNDNTIESLENGSLTRGELQRSAMNICEFIIHAPVFSRKQQIVETVESFKANPSLTAEQVQSLSQNPQVKPAVEGSTFFEVGQAGQYRILVHIMSTEPELAQSACNVNLNDQLMTTIQTNGTEGQWIRQKLVKVELEAGLYEMKLEFIKPGLQIDWIEFNKVD